From a region of the Cucumis sativus cultivar 9930 chromosome 6, Cucumber_9930_V3, whole genome shotgun sequence genome:
- the LOC101208389 gene encoding uncharacterized protein LOC101208389 — protein sequence MANEEEGNNNNNNSLKIIVERNPSQAKLSQLNIHRWPKWGCSAGKYQLKFEAEETCYLVKGKVKAYPKGIDSSSSSSSSCCEEYIEFGAGDLVIIPKGLSCTWDVSVAVDKFYKFESQS from the exons ATGGCAAACGAAGAAGAAGggaataacaacaacaacaacagtCTCAAAATCATTGTAGAAAGAAACCCTTCTCAAGCCAAGCTTTCACAACTCAACATCCATCGTTGGCCAAA atgGGGTTGTTCTGCTGGAAAATACCAACTGAAGTTTGAGGCAGAAGAGACTTGTTATCTAGTGAAAGGGAAAGTGAAAGCTTATCCTAAAGGAAtcgattcttcttcttcttcttcatcgtcTTGTTGTGaagaatatattgaatttgGAGCTGGGGATTTGGTCATTATTCCTAAAGGACTTAGTTGCACTTGGGATGTCTCTGTTGCTGTTGATAAATTCTATAAGTTTGAATCTCAAtcttaa
- the LOC101208145 gene encoding alcohol dehydrogenase class-3, whose amino-acid sequence MATQGQVITCKAAVAWEPNKPLVIEDVQVAPPQAGEVRVKILYTALCHTDAYTWSGKDPEGLFPCILGHEAAGIVESVGEGVTDVQPGDHVIPCYQAECRECKFCKSGKTNLCGKVRGATGVGVMMSDRKSRFSINGKPIYHFMGTSTFSQYTVVHDVSVAKIDPTAPLDKVCLLGCGVPTGLGAVWNTAKVEPGSNVAIFGLGTVGLAVAEGAKAAGASRIIGIDIDNKKFEIAKKFGANEFVNPKEHDKPIQQVIVDLTDGGVDYSFECIGNVNVMRSALECCHKGWGQSVIVGVAASGQEISTRPFQLVTGRVWKGTAFGGFKSRSQVPWLVEKYLKKEIKVDEYITHNLTLEEINKAFDLMHGGDCLRCVLSAHP is encoded by the exons ATGGCAACTCAAGGTCAAGTTATCACTTGCAAAG cGGCGGTGGCCTGGGAACCCAATAAGCCATTGGTGATCGAGGATGTTCAGGTGGCTCCGCCGCAAGCCGGCGAGGTCCGTGTCAAGATCCTCTACACTGCTCTCTGTCACACTGATGCTTACACGTGGAGTGGCAAG GACCCTGAAGGTCTCTTCCCCTGTATTCTTGGTCACGAGGCTGCAGG GATAGTAGAGAGTGTTGGTGAAGGTGTGACTGATGTTCAGCCTGGAGACCATGTCATTCCTTGCTACCAAGCAGAATGTCGAGAATGCAAGTTTTGCAAATCAGGGAAAACGAACCTTTGTGGCAAAGTTCGTGGTGCCACTGGAGTGGGAGTGATGATGTCAGATCGTAAAAGTCGTTTCTCCATTAATGGAAAACCCATATATCACTTCATGGGCACATCGACATTTAGTCAATACACTGTTGTTCATGATGTCAGTGTGGCAAAAATTGATCCCACGGCCCCTTTGGATAAAGTATGCCTTCTTGGATGTGGTGTTCCCACAG GTCTTGGAGCTGTTTGGAACACTGCAAAAGTAGAGCCAGGGTCCAATGTTGCTATTTTTGGCCTGGGGACTGTAGGCCTCGCT GTGGCAGAAGGTGCCAAAGCAGCTGGTGCTTCACGAATAATTGGCATTGATATTGACAACAAAAAGTTCGAAATTG CTAAGAAATTTGGAGCGAATGAGTTTGTGAACCCAAAAGAACACGACAAACCAATTCAGCAAGTCATCGTTGATCTCACTGATGGTGGTGTTGACTACAGTTTTGAGTGCATAGGGAATGTCAACGTGATGAGGTCTGCTCTGGAATGCTGTCACAAG GGCTGGGGCCAATCAGTCATTGTTGGGGTTGCAGCATCTGGCCAGGAAATATCCACAAGGCCTTTCCAGTTAGTGACTGGTCGCGTCTGGAAAGGAACAGCTTTTGGTGGTTTCAAGAGTCGTTCTCAAGTGCCTTGGCTTGTTGAAAAGTACTTGAAGAAG GAAATTAAAGTTGATGAATACATAACCCACAATTTGACCTTGGAAGAGATCAACAAAGCCTTTGATCTGATGCATGGTGGTGATTGCCTTCGCTGCGTTCTTTCCGCCCATCCCTAA
- the LOC101209770 gene encoding uncharacterized protein LOC101209770 isoform X1, with amino-acid sequence MDINENDELVDERPPSPIWVLQQFSEEAFRVAGEALNSVYHGGTGLQEMGMGHRRARSEVLSAKHKRSNSFQRLKSHVQKAWGWGRDARDDDYAFYRFDPEILANQKRQWYQFHSKSLDHVYEEPTSLFEHFIIAGLHPDTNLEAVEDAFAKRKKWELQRKNSEIDIRMVEHRGPTVPLLEPQILFKYPPGKRLPMRMKDLSAFCFPAGVKAQLLERTPSLSDLNEIVYGQAHLKRDDLAFIFSLKVANNSTLYGVCLHVQEIVQRPPGLLGISTSLSHSPGLSSRFLVSAPRCYCLLTRVPFFELHFEMLNSIIAQERLNRVTQFISEISLTDSVPSGPRSNQNENVDSRERKSSGDWMTSAIPIHSAVAITAAAAGIISDDEILTSSVKMVEPQSPESCTASDASELSQLERTNGSCESAHLWSEMSFSSRHHMLERIGSSESLFSTNFSDIKSYGSPARCMLSEDEDDDLFPNSEKEFGDDLIMEWARENKYDVLQIVCGYHSLPVPERGCELLFQPLEHLQSIEYKRPAIASLGFCESYLDLLNPVEVQAKLATAEETLALSIWTTATLCRALSLESVLQLVAGILLEKQVIVVCPNLGLLSATVLSLVPLICPFQWQSLFLPVLPGRMYDLLDAPVPFIVGTLNRPTDVKMKMSNLVVVDILKDQVKTCSLPTLPRYRELASKLGPIHAKLASKSSIAKKHPVYRCIESQTECAAQFLNVMRQYMESLCSNLRSHTITSVQSNNDRVSLLLKDSFIDSFSIKDRPFVKLLVDTQLFSVLSDSRLASFENGFCEVNVSTTPMAELEVHKLQMKKP; translated from the exons ATggatattaatgaaaatgatgaattgGTGGACGAGCGGCCTCCGTCGCCAATCTGGGTGTTGCAACAATTCTCGGAGGAGGCGTTTAGGGTGGCCGGTGAAGCTCTAAATAGCGTCTATCATGGGGGAACCGGGCTACAGGAAATGGGGATGGGACATCGACGTGCTCGTAGTGAAGTTCTTAGTGCCAAACATAAAAGATCCAACAGTTTCCAGAGGTTGAAATCCCATGTGCAGAAAGCTTGGGGATGGGGAAGAGACGCGCGGGATGATGATTATGCCTTCTATCGTTTCGATCCTGAGATATTAGCAAACCAAAAACGTCAGTGGTATCAGTTTCACTCCAAATCTCTG gACCATGTGTACGAGGAGCCCACCTCTCTCTTTGAACATTTCATTATTGCTGGGCTCCATCCAGATACTAACCTTGAAGCTGTGGAGGATGCATTtgctaaaaggaaaaaatgggAGTTGCAAAGGAAAAATTCTGAGATAGATATCAGAATGGTAGAGCATAGAGGGCCAACAGTTCCCCTGTTGGAACCTCAG ATACTTTTTAAGTATCCACCTGGGAAGAGGCTGCCTATGCGTATGAAGGATTTGTCTGCATTTTGTTTTCCTGCAGGTGTTAAG GCTCAATTGTTGGAGAGGACTCCATCACTCAGTGATCTGAATGAAATTGTCTATGGTCAG GCACACTTGAAAAGAGATGATTTggcatttattttttcccttaaG GTTGCCAACAATTCGACTCTTTATGGTGTATGCTTACACGTGCAAGAAATTGTTCAGAGGCCACCTGGTCTCCTAGGAATCTCaacttctctttctcattCTCCTGGACTAAGCAGCCGTTTTTTGGTTTCTGCACCTCGCTGCTATTGTCTGTTAACAAGAGTACCGTTCTTTGAGTTACACTTTGAGATGTTGAacag CATTATAGCCCAGGAGCGTTTAAATCGAGTAACTCAGTTTATCAGTGAAATTTCTCTCACTGATTCTGTGCCATCAGGGCCAAGGTCGAATCAAAATGAGAATGTTGATTCTCGTGAAAGGAAGTCCTCCGGTGATTGGATGACGTCAGCAATACCTATTCACAGTGCAGTTGCCATTACTGCTGCTGCTGCAGGAATTATTTCTGATGATGAGATCTTAACCTCTTCAGTAAAGATGGTGGAACCTCAATCTCCTGAAAGTTGTACAGCCAGTGATGCTTCAGAATTGAGTCAG CTGGAAAGAACTAATGGAAGTTGCGAGAGTGCTCACCTCTGGTCTGAGATGTCTTTCTCATCAAGGCATCACATGTTAGAGCGCATAGGGAGTTCTGAATCCCTATTCAG TACCAATTTCAGTGATATCAAATCATATGGCAGTCCAGCTAGATGTATGCTTTCAGAAGATGAGGATGATGATCTTTTTCCAAACTCCGAAAAGGAATTCGGTGATGACTTGATAATGGAATGGGCTAGG GAGAATAAGTACGATGTACTGCAAATAGTCTGCGGTTATCATTCTCTTCCTGTTCCTGAAAGGGGATGCGAGTTATTATTCCAACCTCTAGAACATTTGCAATCTATTGAATATAAAAGACCTGCCATTGCATCACTTGGATTTTGTGAAAGTTATCTAGACTTATTGAACCCCGTTGAG GTCCAAGCAAAGTTGGCTACAGCTGAAGAAACTCTTGCTCTGTCAATATGGACAACGGCCACTTTATGCCGAGCTCTCTCTCTTGAATCT GTTTTGCAATTGGTTGCAGGGATTTTGCTAGAAAAACAAGTGATAGTAGTGTGTCCAAACCTG GGTCTGCTTTCAGCTACAGTGCTATCCCTTGTTCCTTTGATTTGTCCTTTCCAATGGCAAAGTTTATTTCTTCCA GTTCTTCCAGGAAGAATGTATGATCTCCTTGATGCCCCCGTTCCCTTTATT GTCGGTACACTAAATAGACCAACTGATGTAAAGATGAAGATGTCTAATCTAGTTGTTGTTGATATACTTAAGGATCAG GTGAAAACATGTAGCTTACCAACACTTCCACGATACAGAGAGCTAGCCTCCAAACTAGGCCCCATCCACGCTAAATTGGCTAGCAAGAGTTCAATAGCCAAAAAGCATCCTGTATATAGGTGCATTGAATCCCAG ACTGAATGTGCCGCCCAGTTTTTGAATGTCATGAGGCAATACATGGAGTCATTGTGTTCAAATCTTAGATCTCATACAATTACTAGTGTCCAATCAAATAACGACAGG GTTTCATTACTTCTTAAAGATAGCTTTATTGATTCCTTTTCTATTAAGGACCGACCATTTGTTAAG CTATTAGTAGACACACAGCTGTTCAGTGTTCTTTCGGATTCTCGATTAGCGAGCTTCGAAAATGGGTTCTGTGAAGTAAATGTTTCAACAACTCCAATGGCAGAACTAGAAGTACACAAGCTGCAGATGAAGAAACCCTGA
- the LOC101209770 gene encoding uncharacterized protein LOC101209770 isoform X2, producing the protein MDINENDELVDERPPSPIWVLQQFSEEAFRVAGEALNSVYHGGTGLQEMGMGHRRARSEVLSAKHKRSNSFQRLKSHVQKAWGWGRDARDDDYAFYRFDPEILANQKRQWYQFHSKSLDHVYEEPTSLFEHFIIAGLHPDTNLEAVEDAFAKRKKWELQRKNSEIDIRMVEHRGPTVPLLEPQILFKYPPGKRLPMRMKDLSAFCFPAGVKAQLLERTPSLSDLNEIVYGQAHLKRDDLAFIFSLKVANNSTLYGVCLHVQEIVQRPPGLLGISTSLSHSPGLSSRFLVSAPRCYCLLTRVPFFELHFEMLNSIIAQERLNRVTQFISEISLTDSVPSGPRSNQNENVDSRERKSSGDWMTSAIPIHSAVAITAAAAGIISDDEILTSSVKMVEPQSPESCTASDASELSQLERTNGSCESAHLWSEMSFSSRHHMLERIGSSESLFSDIKSYGSPARCMLSEDEDDDLFPNSEKEFGDDLIMEWARENKYDVLQIVCGYHSLPVPERGCELLFQPLEHLQSIEYKRPAIASLGFCESYLDLLNPVEVQAKLATAEETLALSIWTTATLCRALSLESVLQLVAGILLEKQVIVVCPNLGLLSATVLSLVPLICPFQWQSLFLPVLPGRMYDLLDAPVPFIVGTLNRPTDVKMKMSNLVVVDILKDQVKTCSLPTLPRYRELASKLGPIHAKLASKSSIAKKHPVYRCIESQTECAAQFLNVMRQYMESLCSNLRSHTITSVQSNNDRVSLLLKDSFIDSFSIKDRPFVKLLVDTQLFSVLSDSRLASFENGFCEVNVSTTPMAELEVHKLQMKKP; encoded by the exons ATggatattaatgaaaatgatgaattgGTGGACGAGCGGCCTCCGTCGCCAATCTGGGTGTTGCAACAATTCTCGGAGGAGGCGTTTAGGGTGGCCGGTGAAGCTCTAAATAGCGTCTATCATGGGGGAACCGGGCTACAGGAAATGGGGATGGGACATCGACGTGCTCGTAGTGAAGTTCTTAGTGCCAAACATAAAAGATCCAACAGTTTCCAGAGGTTGAAATCCCATGTGCAGAAAGCTTGGGGATGGGGAAGAGACGCGCGGGATGATGATTATGCCTTCTATCGTTTCGATCCTGAGATATTAGCAAACCAAAAACGTCAGTGGTATCAGTTTCACTCCAAATCTCTG gACCATGTGTACGAGGAGCCCACCTCTCTCTTTGAACATTTCATTATTGCTGGGCTCCATCCAGATACTAACCTTGAAGCTGTGGAGGATGCATTtgctaaaaggaaaaaatgggAGTTGCAAAGGAAAAATTCTGAGATAGATATCAGAATGGTAGAGCATAGAGGGCCAACAGTTCCCCTGTTGGAACCTCAG ATACTTTTTAAGTATCCACCTGGGAAGAGGCTGCCTATGCGTATGAAGGATTTGTCTGCATTTTGTTTTCCTGCAGGTGTTAAG GCTCAATTGTTGGAGAGGACTCCATCACTCAGTGATCTGAATGAAATTGTCTATGGTCAG GCACACTTGAAAAGAGATGATTTggcatttattttttcccttaaG GTTGCCAACAATTCGACTCTTTATGGTGTATGCTTACACGTGCAAGAAATTGTTCAGAGGCCACCTGGTCTCCTAGGAATCTCaacttctctttctcattCTCCTGGACTAAGCAGCCGTTTTTTGGTTTCTGCACCTCGCTGCTATTGTCTGTTAACAAGAGTACCGTTCTTTGAGTTACACTTTGAGATGTTGAacag CATTATAGCCCAGGAGCGTTTAAATCGAGTAACTCAGTTTATCAGTGAAATTTCTCTCACTGATTCTGTGCCATCAGGGCCAAGGTCGAATCAAAATGAGAATGTTGATTCTCGTGAAAGGAAGTCCTCCGGTGATTGGATGACGTCAGCAATACCTATTCACAGTGCAGTTGCCATTACTGCTGCTGCTGCAGGAATTATTTCTGATGATGAGATCTTAACCTCTTCAGTAAAGATGGTGGAACCTCAATCTCCTGAAAGTTGTACAGCCAGTGATGCTTCAGAATTGAGTCAG CTGGAAAGAACTAATGGAAGTTGCGAGAGTGCTCACCTCTGGTCTGAGATGTCTTTCTCATCAAGGCATCACATGTTAGAGCGCATAGGGAGTTCTGAATCCCTATTCAG TGATATCAAATCATATGGCAGTCCAGCTAGATGTATGCTTTCAGAAGATGAGGATGATGATCTTTTTCCAAACTCCGAAAAGGAATTCGGTGATGACTTGATAATGGAATGGGCTAGG GAGAATAAGTACGATGTACTGCAAATAGTCTGCGGTTATCATTCTCTTCCTGTTCCTGAAAGGGGATGCGAGTTATTATTCCAACCTCTAGAACATTTGCAATCTATTGAATATAAAAGACCTGCCATTGCATCACTTGGATTTTGTGAAAGTTATCTAGACTTATTGAACCCCGTTGAG GTCCAAGCAAAGTTGGCTACAGCTGAAGAAACTCTTGCTCTGTCAATATGGACAACGGCCACTTTATGCCGAGCTCTCTCTCTTGAATCT GTTTTGCAATTGGTTGCAGGGATTTTGCTAGAAAAACAAGTGATAGTAGTGTGTCCAAACCTG GGTCTGCTTTCAGCTACAGTGCTATCCCTTGTTCCTTTGATTTGTCCTTTCCAATGGCAAAGTTTATTTCTTCCA GTTCTTCCAGGAAGAATGTATGATCTCCTTGATGCCCCCGTTCCCTTTATT GTCGGTACACTAAATAGACCAACTGATGTAAAGATGAAGATGTCTAATCTAGTTGTTGTTGATATACTTAAGGATCAG GTGAAAACATGTAGCTTACCAACACTTCCACGATACAGAGAGCTAGCCTCCAAACTAGGCCCCATCCACGCTAAATTGGCTAGCAAGAGTTCAATAGCCAAAAAGCATCCTGTATATAGGTGCATTGAATCCCAG ACTGAATGTGCCGCCCAGTTTTTGAATGTCATGAGGCAATACATGGAGTCATTGTGTTCAAATCTTAGATCTCATACAATTACTAGTGTCCAATCAAATAACGACAGG GTTTCATTACTTCTTAAAGATAGCTTTATTGATTCCTTTTCTATTAAGGACCGACCATTTGTTAAG CTATTAGTAGACACACAGCTGTTCAGTGTTCTTTCGGATTCTCGATTAGCGAGCTTCGAAAATGGGTTCTGTGAAGTAAATGTTTCAACAACTCCAATGGCAGAACTAGAAGTACACAAGCTGCAGATGAAGAAACCCTGA
- the LOC101209770 gene encoding uncharacterized protein LOC101209770 isoform X3, protein MDINENDELVDERPPSPIWVLQQFSEEAFRVAGEALNSVYHGGTGLQEMGMGHRRARSEVLSAKHKRSNSFQRLKSHVQKAWGWGRDARDDDYAFYRFDPEILANQKRQWYQFHSKSLDHVYEEPTSLFEHFIIAGLHPDTNLEAVEDAFAKRKKWELQRKNSEIDIRMVEHRGPTVPLLEPQILFKYPPGKRLPMRMKDLSAFCFPAGVKAQLLERTPSLSDLNEIVYGQAHLKRDDLAFIFSLKVANNSTLYGVCLHVQEIVQRPPGLLGISTSLSHSPGLSSRFLVSAPRCYCLLTRVPFFELHFEMLNSIIAQERLNRVTQFISEISLTDSVPSGPRSNQNENVDSRERKSSGDWMTSAIPIHSAVAITAAAAGIISDDEILTSSVKMVEPQSPESCTASDASELSQLERTNGSCESAHLWSEMSFSSRHHMLERIGSSESLFSPARCMLSEDEDDDLFPNSEKEFGDDLIMEWARENKYDVLQIVCGYHSLPVPERGCELLFQPLEHLQSIEYKRPAIASLGFCESYLDLLNPVEVQAKLATAEETLALSIWTTATLCRALSLESVLQLVAGILLEKQVIVVCPNLGLLSATVLSLVPLICPFQWQSLFLPVLPGRMYDLLDAPVPFIVGTLNRPTDVKMKMSNLVVVDILKDQVKTCSLPTLPRYRELASKLGPIHAKLASKSSIAKKHPVYRCIESQTECAAQFLNVMRQYMESLCSNLRSHTITSVQSNNDRVSLLLKDSFIDSFSIKDRPFVKLLVDTQLFSVLSDSRLASFENGFCEVNVSTTPMAELEVHKLQMKKP, encoded by the exons ATggatattaatgaaaatgatgaattgGTGGACGAGCGGCCTCCGTCGCCAATCTGGGTGTTGCAACAATTCTCGGAGGAGGCGTTTAGGGTGGCCGGTGAAGCTCTAAATAGCGTCTATCATGGGGGAACCGGGCTACAGGAAATGGGGATGGGACATCGACGTGCTCGTAGTGAAGTTCTTAGTGCCAAACATAAAAGATCCAACAGTTTCCAGAGGTTGAAATCCCATGTGCAGAAAGCTTGGGGATGGGGAAGAGACGCGCGGGATGATGATTATGCCTTCTATCGTTTCGATCCTGAGATATTAGCAAACCAAAAACGTCAGTGGTATCAGTTTCACTCCAAATCTCTG gACCATGTGTACGAGGAGCCCACCTCTCTCTTTGAACATTTCATTATTGCTGGGCTCCATCCAGATACTAACCTTGAAGCTGTGGAGGATGCATTtgctaaaaggaaaaaatgggAGTTGCAAAGGAAAAATTCTGAGATAGATATCAGAATGGTAGAGCATAGAGGGCCAACAGTTCCCCTGTTGGAACCTCAG ATACTTTTTAAGTATCCACCTGGGAAGAGGCTGCCTATGCGTATGAAGGATTTGTCTGCATTTTGTTTTCCTGCAGGTGTTAAG GCTCAATTGTTGGAGAGGACTCCATCACTCAGTGATCTGAATGAAATTGTCTATGGTCAG GCACACTTGAAAAGAGATGATTTggcatttattttttcccttaaG GTTGCCAACAATTCGACTCTTTATGGTGTATGCTTACACGTGCAAGAAATTGTTCAGAGGCCACCTGGTCTCCTAGGAATCTCaacttctctttctcattCTCCTGGACTAAGCAGCCGTTTTTTGGTTTCTGCACCTCGCTGCTATTGTCTGTTAACAAGAGTACCGTTCTTTGAGTTACACTTTGAGATGTTGAacag CATTATAGCCCAGGAGCGTTTAAATCGAGTAACTCAGTTTATCAGTGAAATTTCTCTCACTGATTCTGTGCCATCAGGGCCAAGGTCGAATCAAAATGAGAATGTTGATTCTCGTGAAAGGAAGTCCTCCGGTGATTGGATGACGTCAGCAATACCTATTCACAGTGCAGTTGCCATTACTGCTGCTGCTGCAGGAATTATTTCTGATGATGAGATCTTAACCTCTTCAGTAAAGATGGTGGAACCTCAATCTCCTGAAAGTTGTACAGCCAGTGATGCTTCAGAATTGAGTCAG CTGGAAAGAACTAATGGAAGTTGCGAGAGTGCTCACCTCTGGTCTGAGATGTCTTTCTCATCAAGGCATCACATGTTAGAGCGCATAGGGAGTTCTGAATCCCTATTCAG TCCAGCTAGATGTATGCTTTCAGAAGATGAGGATGATGATCTTTTTCCAAACTCCGAAAAGGAATTCGGTGATGACTTGATAATGGAATGGGCTAGG GAGAATAAGTACGATGTACTGCAAATAGTCTGCGGTTATCATTCTCTTCCTGTTCCTGAAAGGGGATGCGAGTTATTATTCCAACCTCTAGAACATTTGCAATCTATTGAATATAAAAGACCTGCCATTGCATCACTTGGATTTTGTGAAAGTTATCTAGACTTATTGAACCCCGTTGAG GTCCAAGCAAAGTTGGCTACAGCTGAAGAAACTCTTGCTCTGTCAATATGGACAACGGCCACTTTATGCCGAGCTCTCTCTCTTGAATCT GTTTTGCAATTGGTTGCAGGGATTTTGCTAGAAAAACAAGTGATAGTAGTGTGTCCAAACCTG GGTCTGCTTTCAGCTACAGTGCTATCCCTTGTTCCTTTGATTTGTCCTTTCCAATGGCAAAGTTTATTTCTTCCA GTTCTTCCAGGAAGAATGTATGATCTCCTTGATGCCCCCGTTCCCTTTATT GTCGGTACACTAAATAGACCAACTGATGTAAAGATGAAGATGTCTAATCTAGTTGTTGTTGATATACTTAAGGATCAG GTGAAAACATGTAGCTTACCAACACTTCCACGATACAGAGAGCTAGCCTCCAAACTAGGCCCCATCCACGCTAAATTGGCTAGCAAGAGTTCAATAGCCAAAAAGCATCCTGTATATAGGTGCATTGAATCCCAG ACTGAATGTGCCGCCCAGTTTTTGAATGTCATGAGGCAATACATGGAGTCATTGTGTTCAAATCTTAGATCTCATACAATTACTAGTGTCCAATCAAATAACGACAGG GTTTCATTACTTCTTAAAGATAGCTTTATTGATTCCTTTTCTATTAAGGACCGACCATTTGTTAAG CTATTAGTAGACACACAGCTGTTCAGTGTTCTTTCGGATTCTCGATTAGCGAGCTTCGAAAATGGGTTCTGTGAAGTAAATGTTTCAACAACTCCAATGGCAGAACTAGAAGTACACAAGCTGCAGATGAAGAAACCCTGA
- the LOC101209770 gene encoding uncharacterized protein LOC101209770 isoform X4, with translation MVEHRGPTVPLLEPQILFKYPPGKRLPMRMKDLSAFCFPAGVKAQLLERTPSLSDLNEIVYGQAHLKRDDLAFIFSLKVANNSTLYGVCLHVQEIVQRPPGLLGISTSLSHSPGLSSRFLVSAPRCYCLLTRVPFFELHFEMLNSIIAQERLNRVTQFISEISLTDSVPSGPRSNQNENVDSRERKSSGDWMTSAIPIHSAVAITAAAAGIISDDEILTSSVKMVEPQSPESCTASDASELSQLERTNGSCESAHLWSEMSFSSRHHMLERIGSSESLFSTNFSDIKSYGSPARCMLSEDEDDDLFPNSEKEFGDDLIMEWARENKYDVLQIVCGYHSLPVPERGCELLFQPLEHLQSIEYKRPAIASLGFCESYLDLLNPVEVQAKLATAEETLALSIWTTATLCRALSLESVLQLVAGILLEKQVIVVCPNLGLLSATVLSLVPLICPFQWQSLFLPVLPGRMYDLLDAPVPFIVGTLNRPTDVKMKMSNLVVVDILKDQVKTCSLPTLPRYRELASKLGPIHAKLASKSSIAKKHPVYRCIESQTECAAQFLNVMRQYMESLCSNLRSHTITSVQSNNDRVSLLLKDSFIDSFSIKDRPFVKLLVDTQLFSVLSDSRLASFENGFCEVNVSTTPMAELEVHKLQMKKP, from the exons ATGGTAGAGCATAGAGGGCCAACAGTTCCCCTGTTGGAACCTCAG ATACTTTTTAAGTATCCACCTGGGAAGAGGCTGCCTATGCGTATGAAGGATTTGTCTGCATTTTGTTTTCCTGCAGGTGTTAAG GCTCAATTGTTGGAGAGGACTCCATCACTCAGTGATCTGAATGAAATTGTCTATGGTCAG GCACACTTGAAAAGAGATGATTTggcatttattttttcccttaaG GTTGCCAACAATTCGACTCTTTATGGTGTATGCTTACACGTGCAAGAAATTGTTCAGAGGCCACCTGGTCTCCTAGGAATCTCaacttctctttctcattCTCCTGGACTAAGCAGCCGTTTTTTGGTTTCTGCACCTCGCTGCTATTGTCTGTTAACAAGAGTACCGTTCTTTGAGTTACACTTTGAGATGTTGAacag CATTATAGCCCAGGAGCGTTTAAATCGAGTAACTCAGTTTATCAGTGAAATTTCTCTCACTGATTCTGTGCCATCAGGGCCAAGGTCGAATCAAAATGAGAATGTTGATTCTCGTGAAAGGAAGTCCTCCGGTGATTGGATGACGTCAGCAATACCTATTCACAGTGCAGTTGCCATTACTGCTGCTGCTGCAGGAATTATTTCTGATGATGAGATCTTAACCTCTTCAGTAAAGATGGTGGAACCTCAATCTCCTGAAAGTTGTACAGCCAGTGATGCTTCAGAATTGAGTCAG CTGGAAAGAACTAATGGAAGTTGCGAGAGTGCTCACCTCTGGTCTGAGATGTCTTTCTCATCAAGGCATCACATGTTAGAGCGCATAGGGAGTTCTGAATCCCTATTCAG TACCAATTTCAGTGATATCAAATCATATGGCAGTCCAGCTAGATGTATGCTTTCAGAAGATGAGGATGATGATCTTTTTCCAAACTCCGAAAAGGAATTCGGTGATGACTTGATAATGGAATGGGCTAGG GAGAATAAGTACGATGTACTGCAAATAGTCTGCGGTTATCATTCTCTTCCTGTTCCTGAAAGGGGATGCGAGTTATTATTCCAACCTCTAGAACATTTGCAATCTATTGAATATAAAAGACCTGCCATTGCATCACTTGGATTTTGTGAAAGTTATCTAGACTTATTGAACCCCGTTGAG GTCCAAGCAAAGTTGGCTACAGCTGAAGAAACTCTTGCTCTGTCAATATGGACAACGGCCACTTTATGCCGAGCTCTCTCTCTTGAATCT GTTTTGCAATTGGTTGCAGGGATTTTGCTAGAAAAACAAGTGATAGTAGTGTGTCCAAACCTG GGTCTGCTTTCAGCTACAGTGCTATCCCTTGTTCCTTTGATTTGTCCTTTCCAATGGCAAAGTTTATTTCTTCCA GTTCTTCCAGGAAGAATGTATGATCTCCTTGATGCCCCCGTTCCCTTTATT GTCGGTACACTAAATAGACCAACTGATGTAAAGATGAAGATGTCTAATCTAGTTGTTGTTGATATACTTAAGGATCAG GTGAAAACATGTAGCTTACCAACACTTCCACGATACAGAGAGCTAGCCTCCAAACTAGGCCCCATCCACGCTAAATTGGCTAGCAAGAGTTCAATAGCCAAAAAGCATCCTGTATATAGGTGCATTGAATCCCAG ACTGAATGTGCCGCCCAGTTTTTGAATGTCATGAGGCAATACATGGAGTCATTGTGTTCAAATCTTAGATCTCATACAATTACTAGTGTCCAATCAAATAACGACAGG GTTTCATTACTTCTTAAAGATAGCTTTATTGATTCCTTTTCTATTAAGGACCGACCATTTGTTAAG CTATTAGTAGACACACAGCTGTTCAGTGTTCTTTCGGATTCTCGATTAGCGAGCTTCGAAAATGGGTTCTGTGAAGTAAATGTTTCAACAACTCCAATGGCAGAACTAGAAGTACACAAGCTGCAGATGAAGAAACCCTGA